The genomic region CGGAAGAGGAGTTAATTCTGGAAGAGTCTTTGCTAGTTGGGAAACCGATAGTTTTAAAACTCATTCTCATGCAACACAGATTACTTTTAGTGGATTCAACGGTACGACAATCATTCCAGGGACAGTCGCCGGCATTGATACTTACACAGCGGGTGCCTATAGAACAAATTTTGCTTATAATAATACAACTTCTTCTGGAGGGATAGAAACTAGAGGAAGAAATATAGCTTTGTTGCCTTGCATCAAATTCTAATTAGAAGCTTCCCAAGGAAGCAGTGAAACATACTCATTTGATACAGACGGGTATCTTAAGTTTAATAATGGTTTTACAATTCAATGGGGACTTCTTAGAAATTCTAAATATCCTCTAGGGTGGAATACAATAACTTTTCCTGTAGAGTTTAAACATGCTTGTTTTGGAGTTCAGCTAACGCAAAGTTCAACTAATGGACAAGGATATGGAGTTGAAATTATTCCCAATTCTATAAATCGACTAAATTTCCAAGTGTATTTTTACGAGACTAGATATCCAACACAATGGATGGCAATAGGGTGGTAAAAACAAAGAAAACATAACAATGTTACACTTTCAGGGGCTCCATTTTTTGAAATGGAGCCTATCAGTTTTTTGGGCTATTTTGA from Anaeromusa acidaminophila DSM 3853 harbors:
- a CDS encoding phage tail protein encodes the protein MPIGTVIWFAADTPPTGFLECNGQSTTSYPALATLVGSNVPDLRGEFIRGWDHGRGVNSGRVFASWETDSFKTHSHATQITFSGFNGTTIIPGTVAGIDTYTAGAYRTNFAYNNTTSSGGIETRGRNIALLPCIKF